In Nocardia yunnanensis, one DNA window encodes the following:
- a CDS encoding glycosyltransferase 87 family protein, with product MIGVRTKDRAGVADSRVAPPTRSRTTLFVLIFGAALSLVLIFTTVDPWLDQVGFLVGGFDVHVYRDGAWKIYNHHPLYTETTHRGLSYTYTPFSTLIFLPILAIPFEAVTNTWLVLNICVLYACVLLCWKVLGYRLTWRLAGLSVLLAATCMFLDPVRTTLYYGQINLVLMALILWDFSRPEHSRLRGIGTGLAAGIKLVPLYFVAQFLVLRQWRAAVTASAVFALTILVAGAALPSDSRQYWTKTFFQSDRIAPDTQPANQSLRGTVAHLTGHQVPQWLWLLLAVPIAIGGLLLAAALYNRGEKLLTVTVAGLTSCVVSPFSWNHHWVWFLPLFVYLVHRAQSNPRWWSAAGFLYLATGAWAYHWTDTWVVVGWFLFPPSWPISQILLNCYVIVYAVIVGCVLYQLRRRRALSTA from the coding sequence TTGATCGGTGTAAGGACGAAAGACCGTGCGGGTGTTGCCGATTCCCGTGTAGCGCCGCCGACCCGGAGCAGAACGACGCTGTTCGTCCTGATCTTCGGCGCGGCGCTGTCGCTGGTATTGATCTTCACGACGGTGGATCCGTGGCTGGACCAGGTGGGCTTCCTGGTGGGCGGCTTCGATGTGCACGTCTACCGCGACGGCGCGTGGAAGATCTACAACCACCATCCGCTCTACACCGAGACGACGCATCGCGGCCTGTCCTACACGTATACGCCGTTCTCCACGCTGATCTTCCTGCCGATTCTGGCGATACCGTTCGAGGCGGTCACCAATACCTGGCTGGTCCTCAACATCTGCGTGCTCTACGCCTGTGTCCTGTTGTGCTGGAAGGTACTCGGCTACCGCCTGACCTGGCGGCTGGCCGGACTCAGCGTATTGCTCGCCGCCACCTGCATGTTCCTGGATCCGGTGCGCACCACCCTGTACTACGGGCAGATCAACCTGGTGCTGATGGCCTTGATCCTCTGGGATTTCTCCCGCCCCGAGCACAGCCGATTGCGCGGCATCGGCACCGGGCTCGCGGCCGGAATCAAGTTGGTGCCACTGTATTTCGTCGCCCAGTTCCTGGTGCTGCGGCAGTGGCGGGCAGCGGTGACGGCCTCGGCGGTGTTCGCGCTGACGATCCTGGTCGCGGGGGCGGCGCTGCCGTCGGATTCGCGCCAGTACTGGACCAAGACGTTCTTCCAGTCCGACCGCATCGCCCCCGACACCCAGCCCGCCAATCAGTCCCTGCGCGGCACGGTCGCCCATCTCACGGGACATCAAGTGCCGCAATGGCTGTGGCTGCTGCTGGCCGTGCCGATCGCGATCGGCGGCCTGCTGCTCGCCGCGGCGCTCTACAACCGCGGCGAGAAGCTGCTCACCGTGACCGTCGCGGGCCTGACCTCGTGCGTGGTGTCGCCGTTCTCGTGGAATCACCACTGGGTGTGGTTCCTGCCGCTGTTCGTGTACCTGGTCCATCGCGCCCAGTCGAATCCGCGCTGGTGGTCGGCCGCCGGTTTCCTGTATCTGGCCACCGGCGCGTGGGCGTACCACTGGACCGACACCTGGGTGGTGGTCGGCTGGTTCCTGTTCCCGCCGTCGTGGCCGATCTCGCAGATCCTGTTGAACTGCTACGTGATCGTCTACGCGGTGATCGTC
- a CDS encoding TetR/AcrR family transcriptional regulator, which translates to MKPPPHLRPHRRRSGGQRWDEHNIARRTAILEAALALIEEHEPGAEISTQQIADRAGLARSVVYRQFRNREDLDARAREYVFDGYLTEFEEILVLDPAKTVEDLIFDVMLTVVRWTTDHPNLYRFAQQGPLPGHPTADTLTTFRHRVADTLWRRFASWTTVLAIDITPYRPLAYGIVGLVEGVISHHLSTPPTPTRPTQPALARLLTTSTWHLLAGHAADQGHPLDRTTPLSTTLATLLSSAPDRANPEQPVDN; encoded by the coding sequence GTGAAACCGCCCCCGCATCTGCGCCCGCATCGCAGGCGTTCGGGCGGTCAGCGCTGGGACGAGCACAATATCGCGCGCCGCACCGCCATCCTCGAGGCCGCTCTCGCCCTGATCGAGGAGCACGAGCCCGGCGCGGAGATCTCCACCCAGCAGATCGCCGACCGCGCCGGTCTGGCCCGCTCGGTCGTCTACCGCCAGTTCCGCAATCGCGAGGATCTCGACGCCCGCGCCCGTGAATACGTCTTCGACGGCTACCTCACCGAATTCGAGGAGATCCTCGTCCTCGACCCCGCCAAGACCGTCGAGGACCTCATCTTCGACGTCATGCTCACCGTCGTCCGCTGGACCACCGACCACCCCAACCTCTACCGCTTCGCCCAGCAGGGCCCCCTCCCCGGCCACCCCACCGCCGACACCCTCACCACCTTCCGCCACCGCGTAGCCGACACCCTCTGGCGCCGATTCGCTTCCTGGACAACCGTTCTCGCCATCGACATCACCCCCTACCGCCCCCTCGCCTACGGCATAGTCGGCCTGGTCGAAGGCGTCATCTCCCACCACCTCTCCACCCCGCCCACCCCCACCCGCCCCACCCAACCCGCCCTGGCCCGCCTCCTCACCACCTCCACCTGGCACCTCCTGGCCGGCCACGCCGCAGACCAGGGCCACCCCCTCGACCGCACCACCCCCCTCTCCACCACCCTCGCCACGCTCCTGTCCTCCGCACCCGATCGTGCCAATCCGGAACAGCCAGTGGACAACTAA
- a CDS encoding bile acid:sodium symporter family protein, with amino-acid sequence MQLLAKLRIDSFMLGILATVVLAALLPARGGAAEALDWATKIAIALLFLLYGARLKPREALAGLRHWRLHATVLTATFVLFPLLGLALRPLVPSVLTPDLYTGVLFLCLVPSTVQSSIAFTSMARGNVAGAVVSASLSNLIGVFATPLLVMACMNTTAGVHVSPTAILAIVVQLLLPFLAGQLLRPHLGWLLSRPSATKTVDRGSVYLVVYSAFSAGVTEGIWHGLSARVLISTVLLCAALLALVLTLTSLTSRLLRFSREDRIVVTFCGSKKSLATGLPMASVLFAGHPVGLIVLPLMLFHQIQLFTCAYLAQHYARQPEPVLTESPSTTAELV; translated from the coding sequence GTGCAGCTACTGGCCAAACTCCGCATCGATTCCTTCATGCTCGGCATCCTCGCCACCGTCGTGTTGGCTGCCCTGCTGCCCGCCCGCGGCGGCGCGGCGGAGGCCCTCGACTGGGCCACCAAGATCGCCATCGCGCTGCTGTTCCTGCTCTACGGCGCCCGCCTGAAACCGCGGGAAGCGCTGGCCGGCCTGCGCCACTGGCGACTGCACGCCACCGTGCTCACCGCCACCTTCGTCCTGTTCCCCCTGCTCGGCCTGGCCCTGCGCCCGCTGGTCCCGTCCGTGCTCACCCCCGACCTCTACACCGGCGTCCTGTTCCTGTGCCTGGTCCCCTCGACCGTCCAATCCTCCATCGCCTTCACCTCCATGGCGCGCGGCAATGTGGCGGGCGCGGTCGTCAGCGCCTCCCTGTCCAATCTGATCGGCGTCTTCGCGACCCCGCTGCTGGTGATGGCGTGCATGAACACCACTGCGGGCGTTCACGTTTCACCCACTGCGATCCTGGCCATCGTGGTGCAGCTGCTGCTTCCGTTCCTGGCCGGCCAACTCCTGCGCCCGCACCTGGGCTGGCTGCTCTCCCGCCCGTCCGCCACCAAAACCGTCGACCGCGGCTCGGTCTACCTGGTCGTCTACTCCGCCTTCAGTGCCGGTGTCACAGAAGGCATCTGGCACGGACTCTCCGCCCGCGTGCTCATCTCGACCGTGCTGCTCTGCGCCGCCCTGCTGGCCCTGGTATTGACCCTGACCTCCCTCACCAGCCGCCTCCTGCGCTTCTCCCGCGAAGACCGCATCGTGGTCACCTTCTGCGGCTCCAAGAAAAGCCTCGCCACCGGCCTGCCCATGGCCTCGGTACTGTTCGCCGGCCACCCCGTCGGCCTGATCGTCCTGCCCCTCATGCTCTTCCACCAGATTCAACTGTTCACCTGCGCCTACCTGGCCCAGCACTACGCCCGCCAGCCCGAACCCGTGCTCACCGAATCCCCCAGCACCACAGCCGAACTGGTGTGA
- a CDS encoding LysR family transcriptional regulator: protein MFEPELLRTFLAVERAGGFTAAGRQLGLRQSTVSGHIARLEQAAGRELFRRDTRNLALTADGAAMIGFARTILDAQAQAAAYFSGSTLTGLIRLGASDDVMARALPDILVEFQRTHPGVDLELTVGLSETLKSRMAAGELDLVFGKRLPGERHGTLLWRDRLVWAGRSATTEFDDPVPLITYPKPSLTRQLALRALKHAGRTCRVTCVSDSLLGLRAAALAGLGVIVHAEGVLPEGLVSLNDPRLPELGDLDFVLMHRRTRLSEPERALAEAITVNTRRLSLQTTRSAT, encoded by the coding sequence ATGTTCGAACCCGAGCTGCTACGCACCTTCCTCGCCGTCGAACGGGCCGGTGGCTTCACCGCCGCGGGCCGTCAGCTGGGCCTGCGCCAATCCACGGTGAGCGGTCACATCGCCCGTCTCGAACAGGCCGCCGGGCGCGAGCTGTTCCGCCGCGACACCCGCAATCTCGCGCTCACCGCCGACGGCGCGGCCATGATCGGCTTCGCCCGCACCATCCTCGACGCCCAGGCGCAGGCCGCGGCCTACTTCTCCGGTTCCACCCTCACCGGCCTGATTCGCCTCGGCGCCTCCGACGATGTGATGGCCCGCGCACTGCCCGACATCCTGGTGGAATTCCAGCGCACCCATCCGGGCGTGGATCTGGAACTCACCGTCGGCCTGAGCGAAACCCTCAAGTCCCGCATGGCCGCCGGCGAACTGGACCTCGTCTTCGGCAAGCGACTGCCCGGCGAACGGCACGGCACCCTGCTGTGGCGAGACCGGCTGGTGTGGGCGGGCCGCAGCGCCACAACGGAATTCGACGATCCGGTGCCGTTGATCACGTACCCGAAACCGAGCCTGACCCGGCAGCTGGCCTTGCGCGCCCTGAAGCACGCGGGCCGCACCTGCCGCGTCACCTGCGTCAGCGACAGCCTGCTCGGGCTGCGGGCGGCCGCGCTGGCGGGACTCGGTGTGATCGTGCACGCCGAGGGCGTCCTGCCCGAGGGACTGGTATCACTCAACGACCCCAGACTGCCCGAATTGGGCGATCTGGATTTCGTTCTCATGCACCGCCGCACCCGCCTGTCCGAACCGGAGCGGGCGCTCGCCGAGGCCATCACCGTCAATACCCGCCGCCTATCACTCCAGACCACACGGTCGGCCACGTGA
- a CDS encoding DUF6879 family protein translates to MRHMGFDDLVAEFRGHKRAFHLEVRDDYTGVPGEADALERFAAGRPLEPAFTAQWYTLVREVTASGTSVQRVRVVTEPHTDYVRFAVATTPGNLDAGEDIRWLPREVAPEELPDDDWWLLDEDLVAWTVFEQDGTALPGWVATTDSALTAHYAAVRDRLWDKAIRHHDYIK, encoded by the coding sequence ATGCGCCACATGGGCTTCGATGACCTCGTAGCCGAGTTTCGCGGCCACAAGCGCGCGTTCCACCTCGAAGTGCGCGACGACTACACCGGAGTGCCGGGCGAGGCCGACGCGCTGGAGAGGTTTGCCGCCGGCCGGCCTCTCGAACCAGCCTTTACCGCACAGTGGTACACGCTCGTTCGAGAAGTCACCGCGTCCGGTACGTCCGTGCAACGGGTCCGGGTGGTCACCGAGCCGCACACGGATTACGTCCGGTTCGCGGTCGCGACCACCCCGGGGAATCTGGACGCGGGGGAGGATATCCGCTGGTTGCCGAGAGAGGTCGCGCCCGAGGAGCTCCCGGACGACGATTGGTGGCTGCTCGATGAGGACCTCGTGGCGTGGACGGTTTTCGAGCAAGATGGAACAGCGCTACCGGGCTGGGTGGCCACTACTGATTCAGCCCTGACGGCGCACTATGCAGCCGTCCGTGATCGTCTCTGGGACAAGGCTATTCGACACCACGATTACATCAAGTGA
- a CDS encoding class I SAM-dependent methyltransferase: MSWSSETPLPGTPHYTLPNDWDFAAERLALLGAAYDPGSIALAQRLGVSAGWRCLEAGAGGGSFARWLCGTALPGGRVLAVDADTRHLTDLPALGGEVAQLDLVTDEIPAHAFDFVHTRFVLLHIADRDIVLRRLARALAPGGILLLEEGDGLGVPAEMPGPFGEVWRAFAHSTELAGANQSWARTLPTHLNSLGLTDIQAEAEIPLFRGASPTARVWNLTWTQSRNALIPLGIPPTLITAAQADLEDDQQWFHAPPTIRVWARKADLTDL, encoded by the coding sequence ATGAGCTGGTCTTCAGAAACCCCCTTGCCAGGCACCCCGCACTACACCCTGCCGAACGACTGGGATTTCGCCGCCGAACGCCTCGCCCTGCTCGGCGCGGCCTACGACCCGGGAAGCATCGCGCTCGCGCAACGGCTCGGCGTGAGCGCGGGATGGCGGTGCCTGGAAGCCGGAGCCGGCGGCGGATCCTTCGCCCGCTGGCTGTGCGGCACCGCGCTACCCGGCGGCCGAGTCCTCGCTGTCGACGCCGACACCCGCCACCTCACCGACCTACCCGCCCTGGGCGGCGAAGTCGCCCAACTCGACCTCGTCACCGACGAAATCCCCGCACACGCCTTCGATTTCGTTCACACCCGATTCGTCCTCCTGCACATAGCCGACCGCGACATCGTCCTGCGCCGCCTGGCCCGCGCCCTGGCCCCCGGCGGCATCCTGCTCCTGGAGGAAGGCGACGGCCTGGGCGTACCCGCCGAAATGCCAGGCCCTTTCGGCGAAGTCTGGCGCGCCTTCGCCCACTCGACCGAACTCGCCGGCGCCAACCAATCCTGGGCACGAACCCTACCCACCCACTTGAACTCCCTCGGCCTCACCGACATCCAAGCGGAAGCCGAAATCCCCCTCTTCCGCGGCGCCTCCCCCACCGCCCGCGTGTGGAACCTCACCTGGACCCAATCCCGCAACGCCCTGATCCCCCTGGGCATCCCACCCACCCTGATCACCGCCGCCCAAGCCGACCTCGAAGACGACCAACAATGGTTCCACGCCCCACCCACAATCCGAGTCTGGGCCCGCAAGGCCGACCTGACCGATCTGTGA
- a CDS encoding cytochrome P450 produces MTDTSTQLFPPRWAPTFIRWHNTRVGWWQSWRLALGILPRVRDHTVLDYATTLPGADDVMVARVPFARFVIVRSPELVRQVLVTNQNNYAKSPEYDMLAVAFGRGLVTDFDDEQWQRNRRLVQPIFAKRNVDGFAPVMVAAARDAVARIRSLTAAGEVIDVGAEMNRLTLDVTSRTMFGTDITGPMSEVVLERLLRFFGRGFMTNLSHPLHNISTWVMQRRGRDDAPNSRVPLRIMRGAGWLIEPRAMRDLRHAERVVDGLIADHRAGRIARKDNLLALLMDAEDPETGYRYSDQEIHDELMTFIGAGMETTATALSWVWQLLAEHPDARERLRQEVRGVLGDRAATAADLEQLPWTQAVVAETMRLLPPVIGLARTAKEPDVLGGYAIEPGTTVAVILHALHHHQRVWERPEEFDPSRFLPENLVREQKRAAIPFGAGKRMCVASSFASMEAALVVATFAQQLEFDAVSPERVRRQISFTGGPDGPLPMRARFLPRSEPVDTAV; encoded by the coding sequence ATGACCGATACCTCCACGCAGCTGTTCCCGCCGCGCTGGGCGCCGACCTTCATTCGCTGGCACAACACGCGCGTCGGCTGGTGGCAGTCCTGGCGGCTGGCGCTGGGCATCCTGCCCCGGGTGCGCGACCACACCGTGCTCGATTACGCGACGACCCTGCCCGGCGCGGACGACGTGATGGTGGCGCGAGTGCCGTTCGCGCGCTTCGTGATCGTGCGCAGCCCCGAATTGGTGCGGCAGGTGCTGGTCACCAATCAGAACAACTACGCCAAGAGTCCGGAGTACGACATGCTCGCGGTCGCGTTCGGGCGCGGGCTGGTCACCGACTTCGATGACGAACAGTGGCAACGCAATCGGCGGCTGGTGCAGCCGATCTTCGCCAAGCGCAATGTGGACGGCTTCGCACCGGTCATGGTGGCGGCCGCGCGGGACGCGGTGGCGCGAATCCGAAGCCTGACCGCCGCCGGCGAGGTGATCGATGTGGGAGCCGAAATGAACAGGCTCACTTTGGATGTCACCTCGCGGACCATGTTCGGCACCGATATCACCGGGCCCATGTCCGAGGTGGTGCTGGAACGATTGCTGCGGTTCTTCGGGCGCGGGTTCATGACCAATCTCAGCCATCCGCTGCACAACATCTCGACCTGGGTGATGCAGCGGCGCGGCCGGGACGACGCACCCAATTCCCGTGTGCCGCTGCGGATCATGCGCGGCGCGGGCTGGTTGATCGAGCCGCGGGCGATGCGGGATCTGCGGCATGCCGAGCGGGTGGTGGACGGGCTGATCGCCGATCATCGCGCCGGGCGGATCGCGCGCAAGGACAATCTGCTGGCGCTGTTGATGGACGCCGAGGATCCCGAGACCGGTTACCGCTACAGCGATCAGGAGATCCACGACGAGCTGATGACCTTCATCGGCGCCGGAATGGAAACCACCGCAACGGCTTTGAGCTGGGTATGGCAGTTGCTGGCCGAGCATCCCGACGCGCGCGAGCGGCTGCGGCAGGAGGTGCGCGGGGTGCTGGGCGATCGGGCCGCGACCGCCGCCGACCTCGAACAGCTGCCGTGGACGCAGGCGGTGGTCGCCGAGACCATGCGGCTGCTGCCGCCGGTGATCGGGTTGGCCAGGACCGCCAAGGAACCCGATGTGCTGGGCGGATACGCGATCGAGCCCGGCACGACGGTCGCGGTCATCCTGCACGCGCTGCACCACCATCAGCGGGTGTGGGAGCGTCCCGAGGAATTCGACCCCAGCCGATTCCTGCCCGAAAACCTTGTGCGCGAACAGAAACGGGCCGCCATCCCGTTCGGCGCGGGTAAGCGCATGTGCGTGGCGTCGAGCTTCGCGAGCATGGAGGCGGCGCTGGTGGTCGCCACCTTCGCCCAGCAGCTGGAGTTCGACGCGGTCTCGCCCGAGCGGGTGCGCCGGCAGATCTCCTTCACCGGCGGGCCCGACGGGCCGCTGCCCATGCGCGCCCGGTTCCTGCCGCGCTCCGAGCCGGTGGACACCGCCGTATAG
- a CDS encoding helix-turn-helix domain-containing protein, whose product MTDVRQARRDLGARLRDLRTAANLRGYQLAELAGWSASKVSRIESGAHSLTEADLQQWCRLTGAELAYPDLRATLRNVNAAWMEWRRIVGAGHARHQGEIGDLEARTSLIRSYDPQVIHGLLQTPDYARAILGAAADFLHISQDLEVAVAARMKRQAVLRQGRHRFYFLIGEPALYGRVGSADIMREQLAQLSKVVAFPNVMLAIVPLQAEFFYRTMEFAIYDQTTVLIETVTAESTVTQPREIELYERTFARLAAQAVGGDSARALIRKAMQSSTL is encoded by the coding sequence GTGACCGATGTACGACAGGCACGCCGCGATCTCGGAGCACGACTTCGTGACCTTCGAACCGCGGCGAATCTGCGCGGATACCAGCTCGCCGAACTCGCCGGATGGTCGGCTTCGAAGGTTTCCAGGATCGAGAGCGGTGCGCATTCTCTGACCGAAGCCGACCTCCAACAATGGTGCCGGCTCACCGGTGCGGAGTTGGCGTATCCCGATCTCAGGGCCACCCTTCGTAACGTGAACGCCGCGTGGATGGAGTGGCGGCGGATCGTCGGTGCCGGGCACGCCCGTCATCAAGGGGAAATCGGAGACCTCGAGGCGCGCACCAGCCTCATTCGTAGCTACGACCCCCAAGTCATTCATGGACTCCTGCAGACCCCCGACTACGCCCGGGCGATCTTGGGGGCAGCCGCCGACTTCCTTCACATCAGCCAGGATCTCGAGGTAGCTGTCGCGGCGCGCATGAAACGCCAAGCAGTCCTTCGCCAGGGCCGTCATCGGTTCTATTTCCTGATCGGCGAACCGGCGCTCTACGGGCGGGTCGGCAGCGCCGACATCATGCGAGAACAGCTTGCTCAGCTATCGAAAGTAGTGGCGTTCCCCAACGTGATGCTCGCGATTGTGCCGCTGCAGGCTGAGTTCTTCTACCGCACAATGGAATTCGCGATCTATGACCAGACGACCGTGCTGATCGAGACTGTGACCGCAGAGTCGACGGTCACACAGCCGCGTGAGATCGAACTGTATGAGCGAACTTTCGCCCGGCTGGCAGCTCAGGCTGTAGGCGGAGACTCGGCGCGCGCTTTGATTCGCAAGGCCATGCAGAGTTCAACTCTTTAG